The sequence TACAGCTCAACGCGGTACAGCATCCCAGCCGACCCAGCGAACACAGCGTCCCTATCCACACAGCGATTCTGGCGAACATGGCACCGTCGCCCGCTAACGACCGCAGCACACAAGCACCCAAGGCTCGTGTGCTGCAATGGCGTTTAGACCGGGTGATTCGTCGTATTGTGATCGGTCGACAGGATTTTGGGTATGACCTGAGCGACTTTTATCCACACGTTTTGTCAGCCGCAGCTGCCACAGCGATACGACACGCAATCGCCCGGTTTATTGATTCTCTTTCATCGCTTTGATGACTTCGGGAAGCTTTTCGTCGACCAAACCGTAGCCGCCGCGACCTTCCATCACTCGCGATTCGACGTCCAATTGGACTTCGCCCGAGGTGGAATCCCAGAACTTGGCAATCGTTTCTTTGTCCAGCGGTTTGTAGGATCGGAACAGACGGAAACCGATGCCTCGCGACGGATAGTCGGTCAACCACCATGGGCTCTTCGGGAAATTGGGATCCGAATCCTTCCATTCGACGTCATCCGACGCCAAACGAGCGGCGCTGCGAAGTTCTTCGGGGTCCATTTCCCAGCTGCCACCACGGACAACACATGGCGACGAGGTTTCGGGCCATTTCACCACTTCGGTGGCGTTGATCGGTGCTTTGTCGGCAAACGATTCGTAGCCGTCCTCGGTGTACTGATTGACGGTCCACTCGGCCACATTGCCGTGCATGTCGTGCAGTCCGAAGGGATTCGGTTTCTTGGTTCCGACGGCCTCTTGGCCCTCGTCGGCGTTGTCGTAATACCACGCGTAATCGTCGATGTCGTCGGCGGAATCACCCCAGCTGAACGCGGTCGCTTTGCCACCGCGAGCGGCGTATTCCCATTCGGCTTCGGTGGGCAATCGGTATTGCTCGCCGGTAATGCGGCTGAGCCATTTGGTGAACTGCTGAGCCGCGTACTGGGTCATCGTGACGGCCGCTTGCTCAGGACGCTCGCCATATTCGTAGGTAAAGCTCGGTTCGTAAAGCTGCGTCGGTGCGGTGATCGCATCGGCTTTGTTCGATTCGTCGACCGGGCGAATCCCTTCACGCTCGAATTCCTTGAACACGTTGTACAGCGACATGAATTCTTTGTACTGAGCCCAATTGATCTCGGTTTTGGCCACCCACATCGGGTCGACGTTGACTTTGATCTGAGGACCCTCGGCTTCGCCACGATCCTCTTCGTCCTCGGGGCTGCCCAACAGGAACGATCCACCGGGGACGGGGATCATGTCGATCGTCAGATCCGTACCCGGGATCGTCATGGTGTAGGGGACCATGTATCCCTCATCCACTTTGACCGCAGGGCCTTCACTTGGCTTTTCTTTTGCGATTCCAACGACCGAGGCGTTTTTCTCGTTATCCGGAGCGTCTGCCAAGGCGGCGGCCCCGAGAAACGTGAGCGAAAAAGCCAAGCAAAGCGAGCTGGTTTTGACGAATTGAGTCGGTAGGTATTTCATACAGAAGTGTGATGGGTGTGGCGAAAACGACGGGTTTTTCTTGTCAACAGTTTGACTAAGCCCATACTAGCCATCGAACTCAATAGTGCAATCACGGGAATGCACGAGAATTCGCGGTAATGGGCATCACCAATGGGGCGGAAAGGACCATAGCCGCAGGGCGACGGTATCGCACGACCTGAGGGGGCCATTCCCGCATTGCAATCAAATCGGTCAGGGGGGCCGGGGGATGGTTTCATCGCTGGGTGAATTGCAATGGCCAGCGATGGCTTGTAACGCAGCGGGTAATGCCCACGGTTCAGCCGCTCACGCCTGTGAGCCGCTCGCTGCTAATGCCACCCAAGGCGGCCAAAATCGCGTTGACTCGACGCTAAATCGCGGGGCTTTCGCGTTAAAACGGTTCGAAATCAGGGCGACTGCCCAGTCGGACGGGGACGATTTGTTTTTTATTCTCGCGATAGATTTCCACGTTGACGACGGTGTCAGCCATCGAATCGCCAATGATTCGCATCAAATGTCCGCGGTCGGTGACCGGTTTGTTGTTCACGCGGAGGATCAAATCGCCTTTGCGTAAACCTGCTACCGCTGCCGGCGATTCTTCGTCGGCCAACCCCGAAATCATCGCGCCGCGGACTCGAGCGTCGTCACCGATCAATTCATGGTCGGCTACATCGGCCAAACCGACCCCCAGCCAGCCTCGTTCGACGCGGCCGGATGCCTTCAGTCGCTCGTAAATCTGATGGACCACATTGCTGGGGATCGAGAAGCTGACTCCTTGATAGGTGTCACCGACAATCGCCGTGTTGATCCCGATCAGCGTTCCGCGGGCGTCCACCAGCGGGCCACCGCTGTTGCCAGGATTGACCGCGACATCGCTTTGCATGAAGTCTTGATACTGGGTGCTAGCACGGACCAAGCGATGTTTGCCACTGAGGATGCCGAAGGTGACCGTGCGGTCGAGTCCGAAGGGGCTGCCGACGGCCCACACCGGTGAACCCACGCGGCAGCGGTCGCTGTCTCCCCACTGGATCGGCATCAGTTTGTCGGCGTTGACTTTCAAGACGGCCAAGTCGGTAAGCGGATCAGCCCCGACCACCACCGCTGCGGTGCGTCGGCCATCGCTGAGCGTCACCATCACATCCTCGCCATCGGCGATCACGTGACGATTGGTGACAATGTAGCCTTCCTTGTCCACGATCACGCCGCTGCCTTGGTCGGACGTCGTCAAGGCATCGGAACGGCGGAAACTTGCCGCCGACGCAATCGCTTCGACCGGCCGACGTTTGACTTCGATGTGCACCACGCTGGGGCCGACCGCGGCGGTCACCATCTGATACGCCTCGCTGAGCGTGTCCAGCGACACGTTTTTCAGCCCCTCGGTGCCTTGGTCATACTCGGCTCGCAATGCCCCTCGGTGCCATGAGTAACGGATCTCTTCGACAATTTGCGGGACAGCGAAACGCGCGGCCGCCAACATCAACGCCATCGTCGCCAACAGCATCAAGCTCTGCAGGATCGGATCGGGATGCCGTAGCGATTTGCGATCGGCTTGCTTCGCATCGGCCGGCTTTGCGGTGTCGGCCAGCTTCGTAGATTCAGTCGGCTTCAGCGTGCCGGTTTGGTTCAGGGGGCCAGTTTGATTGAGGGTGGCAGTTTGATTGAGGGTACTGGTTGCTTCGGAATCAATCGGGCAAATCGCTGTCTCGTTCGCGGCTTCGTTGTCGTCTGCGGTCTTTAGCGTCGACGGCACTTTCATTCTCAGCATCGTCACTTCGACCGGAGGATGCGCCCCATCGAAACGCGGATTTCCGCTTGGTAACGGAGGCGCCGCAGGCGTCGCGGCCTCGGTACCCGACCGCTCCGTCAGCGAAGAACAGCGTTGCGGCGAGGTGTTGGAGGAAGTTTCGCTGGAGGAATTCGGAGGCCGCGATGGCACTGGATCAATAGGAAGCATGAGTGAACGGACTCCGATTGCACCGAGAACGTGCCGTTCATCGCTCATGCAGATGGACGGCTTGGATTGCGGTCCTATTGTAAAGCAGTGTCCAGCCAATCGCGAAATGATTTTTTGGTGCGGCGAGGGTG comes from Novipirellula caenicola and encodes:
- a CDS encoding formylglycine-generating enzyme family protein; its protein translation is MKYLPTQFVKTSSLCLAFSLTFLGAAALADAPDNEKNASVVGIAKEKPSEGPAVKVDEGYMVPYTMTIPGTDLTIDMIPVPGGSFLLGSPEDEEDRGEAEGPQIKVNVDPMWVAKTEINWAQYKEFMSLYNVFKEFEREGIRPVDESNKADAITAPTQLYEPSFTYEYGERPEQAAVTMTQYAAQQFTKWLSRITGEQYRLPTEAEWEYAARGGKATAFSWGDSADDIDDYAWYYDNADEGQEAVGTKKPNPFGLHDMHGNVAEWTVNQYTEDGYESFADKAPINATEVVKWPETSSPCVVRGGSWEMDPEELRSAARLASDDVEWKDSDPNFPKSPWWLTDYPSRGIGFRLFRSYKPLDKETIAKFWDSTSGEVQLDVESRVMEGRGGYGLVDEKLPEVIKAMKENQ
- a CDS encoding S1C family serine protease translates to MLRMKVPSTLKTADDNEAANETAICPIDSEATSTLNQTATLNQTGPLNQTGTLKPTESTKLADTAKPADAKQADRKSLRHPDPILQSLMLLATMALMLAAARFAVPQIVEEIRYSWHRGALRAEYDQGTEGLKNVSLDTLSEAYQMVTAAVGPSVVHIEVKRRPVEAIASAASFRRSDALTTSDQGSGVIVDKEGYIVTNRHVIADGEDVMVTLSDGRRTAAVVVGADPLTDLAVLKVNADKLMPIQWGDSDRCRVGSPVWAVGSPFGLDRTVTFGILSGKHRLVRASTQYQDFMQSDVAVNPGNSGGPLVDARGTLIGINTAIVGDTYQGVSFSIPSNVVHQIYERLKASGRVERGWLGVGLADVADHELIGDDARVRGAMISGLADEESPAAVAGLRKGDLILRVNNKPVTDRGHLMRIIGDSMADTVVNVEIYRENKKQIVPVRLGSRPDFEPF